A single genomic interval of Mycolicibacterium holsaticum DSM 44478 = JCM 12374 harbors:
- the idsA2 gene encoding bifunctional (2E,6E)-farnesyl/geranyl diphosphate synthase, protein MHTAAPSAVELAGAVTEQLREVLAERAADGAYMGAAYAELTAALEEFVLRGGKRLRPAFAYWGWRAVADHRDDPLDPAVLRLFSALELLHACALVHDDVIDASATRRGLPTVHRMFTDRHREKGWHGPAEQFGMSAAILLGDLALVWADDIVATADLPAEAQGRVREVWAAIRSEVLVGQYLDIVAEASGADTVESAMTVNIYKTASYTISRPLQLGVAAAADRPDVLAAFHEMGSNLGVAFQLRDDVLGVFGDPAVTGKPSGDDLRSGKRTVLLAEAIELAEKNDLPAAERLRAAIGTELSDAAVKELCQMIESVGALAAVEQRIDELTQRALEILDAAPIDEQAKAGLSELTRLAANRSA, encoded by the coding sequence GTGCACACAGCGGCACCGTCCGCGGTCGAGTTGGCCGGCGCGGTCACCGAACAGCTACGCGAGGTGCTGGCCGAACGCGCCGCCGACGGTGCGTACATGGGCGCTGCCTACGCTGAACTGACCGCCGCGCTGGAGGAATTCGTGCTGCGCGGCGGCAAGCGGCTGCGGCCGGCGTTCGCCTACTGGGGGTGGCGCGCGGTCGCCGATCACCGCGACGACCCCCTTGACCCCGCGGTGCTGCGGCTGTTCTCCGCGCTCGAACTGCTGCATGCCTGCGCGCTGGTGCACGACGACGTCATCGACGCCTCGGCGACCCGACGCGGACTGCCCACGGTGCACCGGATGTTCACCGACCGGCACCGCGAGAAGGGCTGGCACGGCCCGGCAGAACAGTTCGGGATGTCGGCGGCCATCCTGCTCGGCGACTTGGCGCTGGTGTGGGCCGACGACATCGTCGCGACCGCGGATCTGCCCGCTGAGGCGCAAGGCCGGGTGCGCGAGGTGTGGGCCGCGATCCGCTCCGAGGTGCTCGTCGGCCAGTACCTCGACATCGTCGCCGAGGCCAGCGGCGCCGACACCGTGGAGTCGGCGATGACGGTCAACATCTACAAGACCGCCTCCTACACGATCTCGCGTCCGCTGCAGCTGGGCGTCGCCGCGGCCGCCGACCGGCCCGACGTGCTTGCCGCCTTCCACGAGATGGGCAGCAATCTCGGCGTCGCGTTCCAGCTGCGCGACGACGTCCTCGGCGTTTTCGGCGATCCCGCCGTCACCGGGAAACCGTCAGGTGACGATCTGCGGTCGGGCAAGCGCACGGTGCTGTTGGCCGAGGCGATCGAGCTGGCCGAGAAGAACGATCTCCCGGCGGCCGAACGGTTGCGGGCCGCCATCGGCACCGAACTGTCCGACGCGGCGGTCAAGGAGCTGTGCCAGATGATCGAGTCGGTCGGCGCGCTGGCCGCCGTCGAGCAGCGCATCGACGAGCTCACCCAACGGGCGCTGGAAATCCTCGACGCAGCACCGATCGACGAGCAGGCCAAGGCCGGGCTGTCCGAGCTCACCAGATTGGCCGCGAACCGGTCAGCCTAG
- a CDS encoding LppM family (lipo)protein yields MLSLVVLPTAVGCVRVRASLTVSPDDRVSGQIVAAAKARNADDKGPQLLNNLPFANKVAVSEYDRDDYVGSRAVFSDLTFAELPQLANMNRDAAGVDISLRRAGDLVILEGRADLTSLSDPDADVSLSVSFPGEVTSTNGEQVSTDIVEWKLRPGVVSTMNAQARYTDPSARSFTGAAIWLALGSLVVAGIIGALAYANRDQSPRVGEPPQ; encoded by the coding sequence ATGTTGTCGCTCGTGGTGCTGCCGACGGCCGTGGGCTGTGTCCGGGTCCGCGCGTCGCTCACCGTCTCCCCCGACGACCGGGTGTCCGGGCAGATCGTCGCGGCGGCCAAGGCCCGCAACGCCGACGACAAGGGCCCCCAACTGCTCAACAACCTGCCGTTCGCCAACAAGGTGGCGGTCTCCGAGTACGACCGCGACGACTACGTCGGATCGCGGGCGGTGTTCTCCGACCTGACCTTCGCCGAACTCCCGCAGCTGGCCAACATGAACCGCGACGCGGCAGGCGTCGACATCTCGCTGCGCCGGGCAGGCGACCTGGTGATCCTCGAGGGCCGCGCCGACCTCACCTCGCTCAGCGACCCCGATGCCGACGTGTCGTTGTCCGTGTCGTTTCCCGGCGAGGTGACCTCCACCAACGGTGAGCAGGTCTCCACCGACATCGTCGAGTGGAAACTGCGCCCGGGCGTGGTCAGCACGATGAACGCCCAGGCGCGCTACACCGATCCCAGCGCGCGGTCGTTCACGGGCGCGGCGATCTGGCTGGCGTTGGGCTCGCTGGTGGTGGCCGGCATCATCGGCGCGCTGGCGTATGCGAACCGCGACCAGTCCCCCCGCGTCGGCGAACCCCCGCAGTAG
- a CDS encoding GNAT family N-acetyltransferase has protein sequence MATFLIDLSPSDMQRRLGDALAVYVDAMRYPRGTEDQRASMWLEHTRRQGWKAVAAVEGPAHDGPGADAGADALVSAPMLGVAYGYCGAPDQWWQQQVVAGLHRVGADRSRISELMGSYFELTELHIHPRAQGRGLGEALARRLLAGRDESHVLLSTPEINGEANRAWRLYRRLGFSDVIRGYHFAGDPRAFAILGRSLPL, from the coding sequence TTGGCGACATTTCTCATCGATCTGTCGCCGAGCGATATGCAACGCCGGCTCGGCGACGCGCTCGCCGTATACGTCGACGCCATGCGGTATCCGCGCGGCACCGAGGATCAACGCGCTTCGATGTGGCTGGAGCACACCCGCAGGCAGGGCTGGAAAGCCGTCGCCGCGGTGGAAGGCCCTGCCCACGACGGGCCCGGCGCCGACGCAGGTGCCGACGCGCTGGTCTCGGCGCCGATGCTGGGCGTCGCCTACGGCTACTGCGGCGCCCCCGACCAGTGGTGGCAGCAACAGGTCGTGGCAGGTCTGCACCGGGTGGGCGCGGATCGCTCGCGGATCTCCGAGCTGATGGGCAGCTACTTCGAGCTCACCGAACTGCACATCCACCCGCGCGCTCAGGGCCGCGGGCTCGGTGAGGCGTTGGCGCGCAGGCTGCTCGCCGGCCGCGACGAGTCCCATGTGCTGTTGTCCACCCCGGAGATCAACGGCGAGGCCAACCGCGCCTGGCGGCTGTATCGCCGGCTGGGCTTCAGCGACGTCATCCGCGGCTACCACTTCGCGGGCGATCCGCGGGCGTTCGCGATCCTCGGGCGCTCGCTGCCGCTTTGA
- a CDS encoding DUF3040 domain-containing protein, whose translation MPLSDHEQRMLDQIESALYAEDPKFASSVRGGTLRAPSARRRLQGAALFVVGLALLVSGVAFPATQISGFPILSVLGFIVMFGGVVFAITGPRVAGGRDRAPEAGASRQKRVKGSGSFTSRMEDRFRRRFDE comes from the coding sequence ATGCCACTCTCCGATCATGAGCAGCGCATGCTCGACCAGATCGAGAGCGCGCTCTATGCCGAGGACCCCAAGTTCGCGTCCAGCGTTCGTGGTGGAACTCTGCGGGCTCCCTCGGCGCGCCGCCGATTGCAGGGGGCCGCGCTTTTCGTGGTCGGGTTGGCGCTGCTGGTCTCCGGCGTGGCGTTTCCAGCCACCCAGATCAGCGGTTTTCCGATTCTCTCCGTGCTGGGCTTCATCGTGATGTTCGGCGGCGTGGTGTTCGCCATCACCGGCCCGCGAGTCGCCGGTGGCCGAGACCGTGCCCCCGAGGCGGGGGCGTCGCGCCAAAAGCGGGTCAAGGGCTCCGGCTCGTTCACCAGCCGGATGGAAGACCGCTTCCGCCGCCGTTTCGACGAGTAG